One genomic region from Gemmobacter aquarius encodes:
- a CDS encoding efflux RND transporter permease subunit, which produces MNFSAWSIRNPVAPLLFFFMMLVLGWQSFNTLPITRFPNIDVPVVAITVAQSGAAPAEMETQVTKKIEDAVAGITGVKNITSTVTDGVSTTAVEFRMEVPTDKAVQDTKDAIDRVRGDLPGDIDAPIVNRVDVEGQAIMTFAVSAPNMTMEEVSWFVDDTIIRALQGRPGIGRVDRYGGADREIRVLLDPVKLDSHGITAAAVNAQLRATNTNLGAGRSELGSGEQAIRTLGDASTVENLTQTTIALPSGRHVRLSDLGQIIDTYEELRSFAKVNGEQVVTFAVFRAKGASEVSVAETVNAKLDELRAENPGVTVTLVDETVFYTYGNYEAALHTLLEGALLAVLVVLAFLKNWRATLISAVALPLSAIPTFYIMDLLDFSLNLVSFLAITLATGILVDDAIVEVENISRHIRMGKTPYRAAIDAADEIGLAVIATTFTIVAVFVPVSFMPGIPGQYFRQFGLTVAIAVLFSLLVARLITPMMAAYLMRTKDAHDDGGIDGPVMRGYLRVVSTTTSGHLWKIPARYLTLLGAFVVLAVSIHFMLKVPGSFLPPEDVSRIPISVELPPGATLAETDRTTEAMASAIRSIPGVNKVMVVGGSSPTGDRDIRRASVTVLLDRLDHSLVLKLSQVANKIPLLGAIVPDATNHGRETPQNVIEAQIFEKLHAIPDIRAFKLNDRGERDLSFSILAETEADLNLAVARLEAALSGDPLLANVASEGALPRPEVQITPRATEAARLGVTTQTIAQTVRVATIGDIDQALAKLSIDNRLIPVRVRLNDASREDLARIAALRVPTATGSVPLSTVADIVIAEGPSMVDRLNRERRATIGANLPVGVALGTASDRFKELAASVEMPPTARIEESGDAEVQGELMSSFGNAMIMGLMLVLTVLILLFRSVIQPFTILFSLPLAIGGVAAALILTGSALSMPVLIGILMLMGIVTKNAILLIDFAIEMRAQGMDRFQSVIEAGHKRARPIVMTSIAMSAGMLPSALGVGEGGSFRAPMATAVIGGIIVSTVLSLIVVPAFFLIMDDLSRLVGRLFSRILGPKESEPDEPAASVLAERIDDLSTRVDALSGKRPTLHVAE; this is translated from the coding sequence ATGAACTTCTCTGCATGGTCGATCCGCAACCCCGTCGCCCCGCTTCTGTTCTTTTTCATGATGCTGGTTCTGGGCTGGCAAAGCTTCAACACCCTGCCGATCACCCGTTTTCCCAACATCGACGTTCCCGTCGTCGCCATCACCGTCGCGCAATCCGGCGCGGCTCCGGCGGAAATGGAAACCCAGGTCACCAAAAAGATCGAAGACGCGGTCGCAGGCATCACCGGCGTCAAGAACATCACCTCGACCGTAACAGACGGCGTCTCGACCACCGCCGTCGAATTCCGCATGGAAGTCCCCACCGACAAGGCCGTGCAAGACACCAAAGACGCAATCGACCGCGTCCGTGGCGACCTGCCGGGCGACATCGACGCCCCCATCGTCAACCGCGTCGATGTCGAAGGTCAGGCGATCATGACTTTCGCCGTCTCGGCCCCGAACATGACGATGGAGGAAGTGTCGTGGTTCGTCGATGATACCATCATCCGCGCGCTTCAGGGCCGCCCCGGCATCGGCCGCGTCGACCGCTACGGCGGGGCCGACCGTGAAATCCGCGTGCTGCTCGATCCGGTCAAGCTCGACAGCCACGGCATCACCGCCGCCGCCGTGAACGCGCAACTGCGCGCCACCAACACCAACCTCGGGGCAGGGCGGTCCGAACTCGGGTCGGGCGAACAGGCCATCCGCACGCTGGGCGACGCTTCGACCGTCGAAAACCTTACCCAGACCACCATCGCGCTGCCCTCGGGCCGCCACGTCCGCCTGTCCGACCTTGGCCAGATCATCGACACCTACGAAGAACTGCGTTCCTTTGCCAAGGTGAACGGCGAACAGGTCGTGACCTTCGCCGTCTTCCGCGCCAAGGGTGCCTCCGAAGTGTCGGTCGCCGAAACCGTCAACGCGAAGCTCGATGAATTGCGCGCCGAAAACCCCGGCGTCACCGTCACGCTTGTCGATGAAACCGTGTTCTACACTTACGGCAACTACGAAGCCGCCCTTCACACCCTGCTCGAAGGCGCGCTTCTCGCCGTTCTCGTCGTGCTCGCCTTCCTGAAAAACTGGCGCGCCACGCTGATCTCGGCGGTCGCCCTGCCGCTTTCGGCGATCCCCACCTTTTACATCATGGATTTGCTGGATTTCTCGCTGAACCTCGTCAGCTTCCTTGCGATCACGCTGGCGACAGGCATCCTCGTCGATGACGCGATCGTCGAGGTGGAAAACATATCCCGCCACATCCGTATGGGCAAAACCCCATACCGCGCCGCCATCGACGCCGCCGACGAAATCGGCCTCGCCGTCATTGCGACCACCTTCACCATCGTGGCCGTCTTCGTCCCCGTGTCCTTCATGCCCGGCATCCCCGGCCAATACTTCCGCCAATTCGGCCTGACAGTCGCAATCGCCGTCCTGTTCTCGCTCTTGGTCGCCCGCCTCATCACCCCGATGATGGCCGCCTATCTGATGCGGACCAAGGACGCGCATGACGACGGCGGCATCGACGGCCCCGTGATGCGCGGCTACCTGCGGGTCGTCAGCACCACCACCTCGGGCCACCTGTGGAAGATCCCCGCCCGCTACCTTACCCTGCTCGGCGCTTTCGTCGTGCTGGCCGTGTCGATCCACTTCATGCTCAAGGTTCCGGGCAGCTTCCTTCCGCCCGAAGATGTCAGCCGTATCCCGATTTCCGTCGAACTCCCCCCCGGTGCCACCCTTGCCGAAACCGACCGCACCACCGAAGCGATGGCCAGCGCCATCCGCTCGATCCCGGGCGTGAACAAGGTCATGGTCGTCGGCGGCTCCTCTCCGACCGGAGACCGCGACATCCGCCGCGCCTCGGTCACCGTGCTGCTCGACCGGCTCGACCACTCGCTGGTACTGAAACTGTCGCAGGTCGCCAACAAGATCCCGCTTCTCGGCGCAATCGTCCCCGATGCCACAAACCATGGCCGCGAAACCCCCCAAAACGTGATCGAGGCGCAGATTTTCGAAAAACTCCACGCCATCCCCGATATCCGCGCCTTCAAGCTGAACGACCGCGGCGAACGTGACCTCTCCTTCTCGATCCTTGCGGAAACCGAAGCCGACCTGAACCTCGCCGTTGCCCGTCTCGAAGCCGCGCTTTCGGGCGACCCGCTCCTCGCCAACGTCGCCTCCGAAGGCGCGCTGCCCCGCCCAGAGGTGCAGATCACGCCCCGCGCCACCGAAGCCGCCCGCCTTGGCGTCACCACGCAGACCATCGCCCAGACCGTGCGCGTCGCTACCATCGGTGACATCGATCAGGCCTTGGCGAAACTCTCCATCGACAACCGCCTGATCCCGGTCCGCGTACGCCTGAACGATGCCAGCCGCGAAGACCTCGCCCGCATCGCCGCCCTGCGCGTGCCCACGGCCACAGGGTCGGTCCCGCTGTCCACCGTGGCCGACATCGTCATCGCCGAAGGCCCCTCGATGGTCGACCGGCTCAACCGCGAACGCCGCGCCACCATCGGCGCGAACCTTCCCGTGGGTGTGGCGCTGGGAACCGCGAGCGACCGCTTCAAGGAACTCGCCGCAAGCGTCGAAATGCCCCCCACCGCCCGGATCGAGGAATCCGGCGATGCCGAGGTTCAGGGCGAACTGATGTCCAGCTTCGGCAATGCCATGATCATGGGCCTGATGCTGGTGCTTACCGTGCTGATCCTGCTTTTCCGCTCGGTCATCCAGCCTTTCACCATCCTCTTCTCGCTCCCCCTCGCCATCGGTGGCGTGGCCGCGGCGCTTATCCTCACCGGATCGGCCCTGTCGATGCCTGTCCTGATCGGTATCCTGATGCTCATGGGCATCGTCACCAAGAACGCGATCCTGCTGATCGATTTCGCCATCGAAATGCGCGCCCAAGGCATGGACCGCTTCCAGTCGGTGATCGAGGCCGGCCACAAACGCGCCCGCCCCATCGTGATGACCTCGATCGCCATGTCGGCAGGCATGCTCCCCTCCGCTCTCGGCGTGGGCGAGGGCGGCTCGTTCCGCGCGCCCATGGCAACGGCCGTGATCGGCGGCATCATCGTCTCGACCGTGCTGTCGCTGATCGTGGTGCCTGCCTTCTTCCTGATCATGGACGACCTGTCGCGCCTCGTCGGCCGCCTGTTCAGCCGCATCCTCGGCCCCAAGGAAAGCGAGCCCGACGAACCCGCCGCATCGGTCCTCGCCGAACGGATCGACGACCTTTCCACCCGCGTCGACGCCCTGTCCGGCAAACGCCCGACGCTGCACGTAGCCGAATGA
- a CDS encoding ABC transporter permease, with amino-acid sequence MRALGWLYMALAYVFIFLPVAVLVAFSFQDGRLPVPPFQGFSLRWYEKVLGDRDLMEALGNSLLVAVVSSVIALVLGFLAAHALARVRLPGSVLMRGVLIAPMTVSYLIIALGLLTMFGAAGVKLSLWTVGAGHVVINLPLCFAICFAAMGDQQRSAERAARDLGAAEWQVLLHVSAPMLAAPLAAAFFLSVTFSWDEFIIAFLLTRFDVTLPVEIWSMLRSGLSPATNAVGSLVFLVSVTLVVALELLVFRRAK; translated from the coding sequence ATGAGGGCGCTTGGCTGGCTTTATATGGCGCTTGCCTATGTGTTCATCTTTCTGCCGGTGGCGGTGCTGGTCGCGTTTTCGTTTCAGGACGGGCGCTTGCCGGTGCCGCCGTTTCAGGGGTTCAGCTTGCGCTGGTATGAAAAGGTGCTGGGCGACCGTGACCTGATGGAGGCGCTTGGCAATTCGCTGCTGGTGGCGGTGGTGTCTTCGGTGATCGCCTTGGTGCTTGGCTTTCTGGCGGCGCATGCGTTGGCGCGGGTGCGGTTGCCCGGATCGGTGCTGATGCGGGGGGTGCTGATCGCGCCGATGACGGTGAGTTATCTGATCATCGCGCTGGGATTGCTGACGATGTTCGGGGCGGCCGGGGTGAAGCTGTCGCTTTGGACTGTGGGTGCGGGGCATGTGGTGATCAACCTGCCCTTGTGCTTTGCGATCTGTTTTGCGGCGATGGGCGACCAGCAGCGCAGCGCCGAGCGGGCGGCGCGTGATCTGGGGGCGGCCGAGTGGCAGGTTTTGCTGCATGTGTCGGCGCCGATGCTGGCGGCGCCCCTGGCGGCGGCGTTCTTTCTGTCGGTCACGTTCAGTTGGGACGAATTCATCATCGCGTTTTTGCTGACGCGGTTCGATGTGACGTTGCCTGTCGAGATCTGGTCGATGCTGCGGTCGGGGCTTTCGCCTGCGACCAATGCGGTGGGGTCGTTGGTGTTTCTGGTGTCGGTCACGCTGGTTGTGGCGTTGGAGCTGCTGGTGTTCAGGAGGGCGAAATGA
- a CDS encoding transglutaminase-like cysteine peptidase, whose product MRRMKDFVPKVVAGSVLSLAIFASFAHPANAIDAKKTLRDMLPTKTSVSAPAGASGLCTRYDWACARTGKTRPIDLAAMAVAQKINTVANRKVRPVSDQAQWSIAERWSLPTARGGDCEDYAMLKKMMLIQAGFSPDQLLIATVLDRQRRSHAVLILRTGTQDLVLDNMTGRIKHWRDTGYTFLRLQDPRRPDRWVGVFAGGVLAKIS is encoded by the coding sequence ATGCGCCGGATGAAAGATTTTGTGCCAAAGGTGGTTGCGGGCAGCGTGCTGTCGCTTGCCATCTTCGCGTCCTTTGCCCACCCCGCCAATGCCATCGACGCGAAGAAGACCCTGCGTGACATGCTGCCGACCAAAACCTCGGTCTCTGCCCCTGCGGGCGCATCGGGCCTCTGCACCCGGTATGACTGGGCCTGCGCCCGCACCGGCAAGACCCGACCGATCGACCTTGCCGCCATGGCCGTCGCGCAAAAGATCAACACCGTCGCAAACCGCAAGGTCCGCCCCGTGTCGGATCAGGCGCAATGGTCCATCGCCGAACGCTGGAGCCTTCCCACCGCCCGTGGCGGCGACTGCGAAGACTACGCGATGTTGAAGAAGATGATGCTGATACAGGCAGGCTTCTCGCCCGACCAACTGCTCATCGCCACCGTGCTCGACCGTCAGCGCCGGTCGCACGCCGTGCTGATCCTGCGAACCGGCACCCAAGACCTCGTCCTCGACAACATGACCGGCCGCATCAAACACTGGCGCGACACCGGCTACACCTTCCTGCGCCTGCAAGACCCGCGCCGCCCCGACCGCTGGGTCGGCGTCTTCGCAGGCGGCGTGCTGGCCAAGATCAGCTGA
- a CDS encoding ABC transporter ATP-binding protein yields the protein MTADVSVRGVSQRYGAALALDDVSLEISAGEFVVLLGPSGCGKTTLLNLIGGFAEPSAGQVLIGGRDMAGVSPKERPTTTVFQDYALFPHMSLADNVGFGLRMRGVGKAERVARAAEMLALVGLEGRGKRRPHELSGGQRQRVALARALAVSPDVLLLDEPLGALDLKLRRAMQDELKAIQRRVGTTFVHVTHDQEEAMSIADRIVVMNGGKIEDVGAPREVYLRPKSLFSAGFMGEVNRIEVKGGVSAMGKLAVPDGVLCIRPEAISAEGALRLGPCRVQDTGFFGSYVRAQVSPVAAPNMVLTVHLPPGAVVDAGAVLDLGASAWVVL from the coding sequence ATGACTGCGGATGTTTCGGTGCGCGGGGTTTCGCAACGCTATGGCGCGGCGCTGGCTTTGGACGATGTATCGTTGGAGATTTCGGCGGGGGAGTTCGTGGTGCTGCTGGGGCCTTCGGGCTGCGGGAAGACCACGCTTCTGAACCTGATCGGGGGGTTTGCCGAGCCTTCGGCGGGGCAGGTTCTGATCGGCGGGCGTGATATGGCGGGGGTTTCGCCCAAAGAGCGGCCGACGACGACGGTGTTTCAGGATTACGCGCTGTTTCCGCATATGAGCCTCGCCGATAACGTGGGGTTCGGCTTGCGGATGCGGGGCGTTGGCAAGGCGGAACGGGTGGCGCGGGCGGCGGAGATGCTGGCGCTGGTGGGGCTGGAGGGGCGCGGCAAGCGGCGGCCGCATGAGTTGAGCGGCGGGCAGCGGCAGCGGGTGGCGCTGGCGCGGGCGCTGGCGGTCTCGCCGGACGTTTTGTTGCTGGATGAGCCGCTCGGGGCGCTGGACCTGAAGCTGCGCCGCGCGATGCAGGACGAGTTGAAGGCGATCCAGCGGCGGGTGGGTACGACGTTTGTGCATGTGACGCATGATCAGGAAGAGGCGATGTCGATTGCCGACCGGATCGTGGTGATGAATGGCGGCAAGATCGAGGATGTGGGGGCGCCGAGGGAGGTTTACCTGCGGCCTAAGTCTTTGTTTTCGGCGGGGTTCATGGGCGAGGTGAACCGGATCGAGGTGAAGGGCGGGGTGTCGGCCATGGGGAAGCTGGCGGTTCCGGATGGGGTGCTGTGCATCCGGCCCGAGGCGATTTCGGCAGAGGGCGCGCTGCGGTTGGGGCCGTGCCGTGTTCAGGATACGGGATTTTTCGGTTCTTACGTGCGGGCGCAGGTTTCGCCTGTGGCGGCACCCAATATGGTGCTGACGGTGCATCTGCCGCCGGGCGCGGTGGTGGACGCGGGGGCAGTGCTCGATCTGGGTGCTTCGGCTTGGGTGGTGCTGTGA
- a CDS encoding glycosyltransferase has product MSSKPVIVFVSSVYPSQHSPLCEELNRSGLAEAWFMTHPSHAAKYGPTATNVIPFQPDGDIMGEPPYFYLGKQDRSARISRGVLTALQAFEAEKKKKIDVVVCHYFWGSPQFLYDEIDAAIVSYVEYPSFRMHGWDPKYPPTEGQRLADVQNEMLTFHQVVRSDLTIVPTEFAKSLLPVELQSRARAQFEAMEFGDLTPHPRTEKRFTLAFSARDLSSCKGLELYARVVDRLVKRRIKMRFLAIGSEKTATYSFEPQWLETTYGNKDISFLEHLMVHHSGARAIEAPGRMPYDEFSKLLSQVDLFLYPLKNGVGNWGIVEIMARGGCVIATDNAFLPEIIKDGVNGVLLPDDADDLWVEKVIELRNDPEQRARLSAAARETGLSYRAELLAPKFMQLFYEAMAIRDRRMGRAAAVVPMRAAVS; this is encoded by the coding sequence GTGTCGAGCAAGCCCGTCATCGTTTTTGTGTCGTCGGTGTATCCGAGCCAGCATTCCCCGCTGTGCGAAGAATTGAACCGCAGCGGTCTGGCGGAAGCCTGGTTCATGACCCACCCGAGCCATGCGGCGAAATACGGACCCACGGCGACAAATGTGATCCCGTTTCAGCCCGACGGCGATATCATGGGCGAGCCGCCGTATTTCTACCTTGGCAAGCAGGATCGTTCGGCGCGGATCTCGCGCGGGGTGCTGACGGCTTTGCAGGCCTTCGAGGCCGAGAAGAAAAAGAAGATCGACGTGGTGGTCTGCCACTATTTCTGGGGGTCGCCGCAGTTCCTGTATGACGAGATCGACGCGGCGATCGTGAGTTACGTGGAGTATCCGAGCTTTCGCATGCATGGCTGGGATCCGAAATATCCGCCGACCGAGGGCCAGAGGCTTGCGGATGTGCAAAACGAGATGCTGACCTTTCATCAGGTGGTGCGAAGCGATCTGACGATCGTGCCGACCGAATTCGCCAAAAGCCTGCTGCCGGTGGAGTTGCAGTCCCGGGCGCGGGCGCAGTTCGAGGCGATGGAGTTCGGCGACCTGACGCCGCATCCGCGGACGGAAAAGCGGTTCACCCTGGCCTTTTCGGCGCGCGATCTTTCAAGCTGCAAGGGGTTGGAGCTTTACGCGCGGGTGGTGGACCGTCTGGTCAAGCGACGGATAAAGATGCGGTTTCTGGCAATTGGCTCGGAAAAGACGGCGACCTATAGTTTCGAGCCGCAATGGCTGGAGACGACCTATGGCAACAAGGACATCTCGTTTCTCGAGCATCTGATGGTGCATCATTCCGGGGCGCGGGCGATCGAGGCGCCGGGGCGGATGCCCTATGACGAATTTTCCAAGCTGCTCTCGCAGGTGGATTTGTTCCTGTATCCGTTGAAGAACGGGGTGGGCAATTGGGGGATCGTCGAGATCATGGCGCGGGGCGGGTGTGTCATCGCGACCGACAACGCCTTTCTGCCCGAGATCATCAAGGACGGGGTGAACGGGGTGCTTTTGCCCGACGATGCCGACGATCTGTGGGTGGAAAAGGTCATCGAGCTGAGGAACGACCCCGAACAACGGGCGCGGCTTTCGGCTGCCGCGCGGGAAACGGGGCTGTCGTATCGGGCAGAGCTGCTTGCGCCGAAGTTCATGCAGCTGTTCTACGAGGCCATGGCGATCCGCGACAGGCGCATGGGCAGGGCTGCCGCTGTCGTGCCGATGCGGGCGGCGGTCAGCTGA
- a CDS encoding efflux RND transporter periplasmic adaptor subunit has translation MRSFKILPLLAALAAPVHAASEPEATPAALAALPAISVSTVAPRTLRDRVIVSGLVGAVEEVRIAPLIEGQPIESLLADVGDTVTTGQTLATLSKSTLELQRSQFNASLASARATIAQAEAQMLEVRASADEAQRVNERTAALVKQGAASKAAADQAASNAIAATARVTVATQSLEAARAQVELVQAQLANLDLSLERTDVKSPVAGTITQRNAVVGAIASGAGQPMFTLIRDGALELNADVSEVDLTRLASGQKVTMVAVGTTKPLTGTIRLVEPTIDPVTRLGRARISIDQPDLIREGMFLDAEVLVIEREGAAVPVTAVGSSAEGASVMVVKDGTVARVPVQTGIRDKGWIEIVSGLEPGATIVTKAGAFVRDGDKINPVPSDAN, from the coding sequence ATGCGTAGCTTTAAGATTTTGCCGCTACTTGCCGCGCTCGCCGCTCCGGTCCATGCCGCCAGCGAACCCGAAGCCACGCCCGCTGCGCTCGCCGCGCTTCCGGCGATCTCGGTTTCCACCGTCGCCCCCCGCACCCTGCGCGACCGCGTCATCGTCTCGGGCCTCGTCGGCGCGGTCGAGGAAGTCCGCATCGCCCCGCTGATCGAGGGTCAGCCAATCGAATCCCTTCTTGCCGATGTGGGCGATACCGTCACCACAGGCCAGACCCTCGCCACCCTGTCGAAAAGCACGCTCGAACTTCAGCGCAGCCAGTTCAACGCCTCGCTCGCCTCGGCCCGCGCCACCATCGCGCAGGCCGAAGCGCAGATGCTCGAAGTCCGCGCCAGCGCCGATGAAGCCCAGCGCGTCAACGAACGCACCGCCGCCCTCGTCAAACAGGGTGCCGCCAGCAAGGCCGCCGCCGATCAGGCCGCCTCCAACGCCATCGCCGCCACCGCCCGCGTCACCGTGGCGACCCAATCGCTCGAAGCCGCCCGCGCGCAGGTCGAACTGGTGCAGGCCCAGCTTGCCAACCTCGACCTCTCGCTCGAACGGACCGATGTGAAATCCCCTGTCGCGGGCACCATCACCCAGCGTAACGCCGTCGTCGGGGCAATCGCCTCGGGCGCGGGCCAGCCGATGTTCACCCTCATCCGAGACGGCGCGCTCGAACTCAACGCCGATGTGTCCGAGGTCGATCTCACCCGCCTCGCCTCAGGCCAAAAGGTTACGATGGTCGCCGTGGGCACCACCAAACCGCTGACCGGCACCATCCGCCTTGTCGAACCCACCATCGACCCCGTCACCCGCCTTGGCCGCGCCCGCATCAGCATCGACCAACCCGACCTTATCCGCGAAGGCATGTTCCTCGACGCCGAAGTGCTGGTGATCGAACGCGAAGGTGCCGCCGTTCCCGTTACCGCCGTCGGTTCCTCGGCCGAAGGGGCGTCAGTCATGGTGGTAAAGGACGGCACCGTGGCCCGCGTCCCGGTCCAAACCGGCATCCGCGACAAGGGCTGGATCGAAATCGTCTCGGGCCTCGAACCCGGCGCCACCATCGTGACCAAGGCAGGCGCCTTCGTCCGCGACGGCGACAAGATCAACCCTGTCCCGTCAGACGCAAACTAA
- a CDS encoding MBL fold metallo-hydrolase, producing the protein MERMRAADWWRVRTVGDGVTWIDEPHIHEFYRCNVWHVRGRDGDMLVDSGMGVVSLREWVPLVTERPLEAVASHTHFDHIGCHHEFPCRSCHGAEAEMMRSPTRVATLADPYVTDEIFTALPPAPYLSATYAVKAAPATRLLWDGDAVDLGDRRFEVIHTPGHSPGGIALWEAATGVLFSGDIVYDGPLIEDTYHSDAADYHRSMVRLYDLPVRVVHGGHFASYGRERHREIIGNWLKGKEA; encoded by the coding sequence ATGGAGCGGATGCGGGCGGCGGATTGGTGGCGGGTGCGGACAGTCGGGGACGGGGTCACATGGATCGACGAGCCGCATATCCATGAATTCTACCGCTGCAATGTATGGCATGTGCGCGGGCGCGATGGCGACATGCTGGTCGATAGCGGGATGGGGGTTGTCAGCTTGCGCGAGTGGGTGCCGCTGGTGACGGAGCGGCCCTTGGAAGCGGTGGCGAGCCATACGCATTTTGACCATATCGGGTGTCACCATGAGTTTCCGTGCCGGTCGTGCCATGGGGCCGAGGCCGAGATGATGCGAAGCCCCACGCGGGTGGCGACGCTGGCCGACCCCTATGTGACGGACGAGATTTTCACCGCTTTGCCGCCTGCGCCCTATCTGTCGGCGACCTATGCGGTGAAGGCAGCGCCTGCGACGCGGTTGTTGTGGGACGGCGACGCGGTTGATCTGGGGGACCGGCGGTTCGAGGTGATCCATACGCCGGGACATTCGCCCGGCGGGATCGCGCTGTGGGAGGCCGCGACGGGGGTGCTGTTTTCGGGCGATATCGTCTATGACGGGCCGCTGATCGAGGACACCTATCATTCCGACGCGGCGGATTATCACCGGAGCATGGTAAGGTTGTATGATCTGCCGGTGCGGGTGGTGCATGGCGGGCATTTCGCAAGCTACGGGCGCGAGCGGCATCGCGAGATCATCGGGAATTGGCTGAAGGGGAAAGAGGCATGA
- a CDS encoding TetR/AcrR family transcriptional regulator: MNERSFSTGTRMAQANISEPPVQPDHRSVEILDGVRRAFSEKGFDGASMQDLARSCGMSVGNFYRYFPSKAAIVAALILRDLAEMEQSFRAILASDDPLSGLRATVRFRVSEASCIGEGQLWAEITAAALRKAEISAVTTHMEHEIVGYLTAIFAKVKGIDPEAARDRYYPQAMLIIMLVKSASMHPAENSVTQTRLTDLLLRTIDRTIDDVAADDLKGRTYA; this comes from the coding sequence ATGAATGAACGTTCATTCTCGACGGGAACCCGAATGGCCCAGGCCAACATCTCCGAACCGCCTGTCCAACCCGATCACCGCAGCGTCGAAATCCTCGACGGTGTGCGTCGCGCCTTTTCGGAAAAGGGGTTTGACGGGGCGTCCATGCAAGACCTCGCCCGCTCTTGCGGGATGAGCGTGGGCAACTTCTACCGCTACTTCCCGTCGAAAGCCGCTATCGTCGCCGCCCTGATCCTGCGCGATCTGGCCGAGATGGAGCAATCGTTCCGCGCCATCCTCGCCTCGGACGACCCGCTTTCAGGACTGCGCGCCACCGTCCGCTTTCGCGTCAGCGAAGCGTCCTGCATCGGCGAAGGCCAGCTTTGGGCCGAAATCACCGCAGCCGCCCTGCGAAAAGCCGAAATCAGCGCCGTTACCACCCATATGGAACATGAAATCGTCGGCTACCTGACCGCGATCTTTGCCAAGGTCAAAGGCATCGACCCCGAAGCCGCGCGTGACCGCTATTACCCCCAAGCCATGCTGATCATCATGCTGGTAAAATCCGCCTCGATGCATCCGGCCGAGAATTCCGTGACCCAGACACGTCTGACAGACCTTCTTCTTCGTACAATAGACCGAACCATCGATGACGTTGCAGCCGATGACCTGAAAGGCCGAACCTATGCGTAG
- the speB gene encoding agmatinase has protein sequence MSVFNQPLGGNDMPRFGGPATMMRLPAAETAAGLDVAFIGVPMDHGTSNRSGTRLGPRQIRDESRMLRPFNMATGAAPFEHLQVADIGDVPVNTFDLKKTVDIITAHYRGVLAHGAKPLTLGGDHTLTWPILRAMKEKHGPVALIHIDAHADINDTMFGETVAHGCPFRRAWEDGCLINDKVFQIGLRGTGYSPDDFDWARDKGWTVVQAEECWGKSLAGLMAQVRERIGDAPVYITYDIDSLDPAFAPGTGTVEVGGLSTWQALEIIRGCAGLNIVGGDLVEVSPPYDTTGNTALIGANLLYEMLCVMPGVPQKPSRWSGLVF, from the coding sequence ATGAGCGTATTCAATCAACCTTTGGGCGGGAACGACATGCCGCGTTTCGGCGGACCGGCGACGATGATGCGCCTGCCTGCGGCCGAAACGGCGGCGGGTCTGGATGTGGCGTTCATCGGGGTGCCGATGGATCATGGCACGTCGAACCGGTCGGGCACGCGGTTGGGGCCGCGGCAGATAAGGGACGAAAGCCGGATGCTGCGGCCGTTCAACATGGCGACGGGGGCGGCTCCGTTCGAGCATTTGCAGGTTGCGGATATTGGCGATGTGCCGGTCAACACCTTCGATCTGAAAAAGACGGTCGATATCATCACCGCGCATTACCGGGGCGTGCTGGCGCATGGGGCCAAGCCCCTGACGCTGGGGGGCGACCATACGCTGACATGGCCGATCTTGCGGGCGATGAAGGAAAAGCACGGACCCGTGGCGCTGATCCATATCGATGCCCATGCCGACATCAACGACACCATGTTCGGCGAGACGGTGGCGCATGGCTGCCCGTTCCGGCGGGCGTGGGAGGATGGCTGCCTGATAAACGACAAGGTGTTCCAGATTGGCTTGCGCGGGACGGGGTATTCGCCCGACGATTTCGACTGGGCGCGGGACAAGGGCTGGACCGTGGTGCAGGCCGAGGAGTGCTGGGGCAAGTCGCTGGCCGGGCTGATGGCGCAGGTGCGCGAGCGGATCGGGGATGCGCCGGTTTACATTACCTATGACATCGACTCGCTCGATCCGGCCTTTGCGCCGGGGACGGGAACGGTCGAAGTGGGCGGGCTGAGCACGTGGCAGGCGCTGGAGATCATCCGTGGCTGTGCGGGGCTGAACATCGTGGGGGGCGATCTGGTCGAGGTGTCGCCGCCCTATGATACCACGGGCAATACGGCTCTGATCGGGGCAAATCTGCTGTACGAGATGCTGTGTGTGATGCCGGGGGTGCCGCAGAAGCCTTCGCGCTGGTCGGGGTTGGTGTTTTAA